The Kineosporiaceae bacterium genome includes a window with the following:
- a CDS encoding alpha-D-glucose phosphate-specific phosphoglucomutase codes for MAHERAGQPAQASDLIDVAHLVTAYYTTWPDLDDPAQRVAFGTSGHRGSSLKGAFTEAHIVATTQAICDYRAAQGIAGPLFVGRDTHGLSEPAWASALEVLAANGVTTLIDDRDRYTPTPAVSHAILKANRALGGAPDGGDNAARADGIVITPSHNPPADGGFKYNPPHGGPADTDATKWIENRANELITARLDGVKRVPLARALAAETTSRYDFLGSYIDDLPNVLNLDAVREAGLHIGADPLGGASVDYWGEIAERHRLDLTVINPLVDATWRFMTLDWDGKIRMDCSSPSAMASLIANKDAYAISTGNDADSDRHGIVTPDGGLMNPNHFLAVAIQYLFANRPAWGADVAIGKTLVSSSMIDRVAAALGRTLLEVPVGFKWFVPGLLDGSVGFGGEESAGASFLRHDGTVWTTDKDGILLALLASEIQAVTGTSPSEHYAALAAEHGAPAYARIDAAASREQKAVLGKLSPDQVTATELAGEPITAKLTEAPGNGAAIGGLKVTTESAWFAARPSGTEDVYKIYAESFQGAEHLAQVQAAAKELVDGVLG; via the coding sequence ATGGCTCACGAACGCGCCGGGCAGCCGGCTCAGGCCAGTGATCTGATCGATGTCGCGCACCTGGTGACCGCGTATTACACCACCTGGCCCGATCTGGACGACCCGGCGCAGCGCGTCGCCTTCGGCACCTCCGGTCACCGCGGGTCGAGCCTGAAGGGCGCGTTCACCGAGGCGCACATCGTGGCCACCACGCAGGCGATCTGCGACTACCGCGCCGCCCAGGGCATCGCCGGCCCGCTGTTCGTCGGCCGCGACACCCACGGGCTGTCCGAGCCGGCCTGGGCCAGTGCGCTCGAGGTGCTGGCCGCCAACGGCGTCACCACGCTGATCGACGACCGCGACCGCTACACCCCGACCCCCGCGGTGAGCCACGCGATCCTGAAGGCCAACCGCGCCCTGGGTGGAGCTCCCGACGGAGGAGACAACGCTGCCCGCGCCGACGGCATCGTGATCACGCCGTCCCACAACCCGCCGGCCGACGGCGGCTTCAAGTACAACCCGCCGCACGGTGGCCCGGCCGACACCGACGCCACGAAGTGGATCGAGAACCGCGCCAACGAGCTGATCACCGCCCGGCTGGACGGCGTCAAGCGCGTCCCGCTGGCCCGCGCCCTGGCCGCCGAGACCACCTCGCGCTACGACTTCCTGGGCAGCTACATCGACGACCTGCCCAACGTGCTCAACCTGGACGCCGTCCGCGAGGCCGGCCTGCACATCGGCGCCGACCCGCTGGGCGGTGCGAGCGTCGACTACTGGGGCGAGATCGCCGAGCGCCACCGCCTCGACCTGACGGTGATCAACCCGCTGGTCGACGCCACCTGGCGGTTCATGACGCTCGACTGGGACGGCAAGATCCGCATGGACTGCTCCTCGCCGTCCGCGATGGCCTCGCTGATCGCCAACAAGGACGCGTACGCGATCTCGACCGGCAACGACGCCGACTCCGACCGGCACGGCATCGTGACCCCCGACGGCGGTCTGATGAACCCGAACCACTTCCTGGCGGTGGCGATCCAGTACCTGTTCGCGAACCGTCCGGCCTGGGGCGCGGACGTCGCGATCGGCAAGACGCTGGTGTCGTCGTCCATGATCGACCGGGTGGCGGCCGCGCTGGGACGCACCCTGCTCGAGGTGCCGGTCGGGTTCAAGTGGTTCGTGCCCGGCCTGCTCGACGGCTCGGTCGGCTTCGGTGGCGAGGAGAGCGCCGGGGCGAGCTTCCTGCGCCACGACGGCACGGTGTGGACCACCGACAAGGACGGCATCCTGCTGGCGCTGCTGGCCAGTGAGATCCAGGCGGTCACGGGTACGTCGCCGAGCGAGCACTATGCAGCGCTGGCCGCCGAGCACGGTGCCCCCGCCTACGCCCGGATCGATGCCGCGGCCTCGCGCGAGCAGAAGGCCGTGCTCGGCAAGCTGTCGCCCGACCAGGTCACCGCCACCGAGCTGGCCGGCGAGCCGATCACCGCCAAGCTCACCGAGGCCCCCGGCAACGGCGCGGCCATCGGCGGGCTCAAGGTGACCACCGAGTCGGCCTGGTTCGCGGCGCGTCCCTCGGGCACCGAGGACGTCTACAAGATCTACGCCGAGTCGTTCCAGGGTGCCGAACACCTCGCGCAGGTGCAGGCTGCCGCCAAGGAGCTGGTGGACGGCGTCCTCGGCTGA
- a CDS encoding DUF3037 domain-containing protein: MPERVPFQYTVLRAVPRVDRGEYLNIGVVLYCHHTADRPGRLVIDVHLDDARLLALDPQLDLDTVHAALDGIRAVCEGGAQPGWTTGERFGWLTAPRSTVVQPGPVHSGVTGDPQRTLDRLMTRLVR; encoded by the coding sequence GTGCCCGAACGGGTTCCGTTCCAGTACACGGTGCTGCGCGCCGTCCCGCGGGTGGACCGCGGCGAATACCTGAACATCGGGGTGGTGCTCTACTGCCACCACACCGCCGACCGGCCGGGCCGGCTGGTGATCGACGTCCACCTGGACGACGCGCGGCTGCTCGCACTCGACCCGCAGCTCGACCTCGACACCGTGCACGCCGCGCTCGACGGCATCCGGGCCGTCTGCGAGGGCGGTGCCCAACCCGGGTGGACGACGGGTGAACGGTTCGGCTGGCTGACCGCCCCACGCAGCACCGTCGTCCAACCCGGGCCGGTGCACTCCGGCGTCACCGGTGACCCGCAGCGCACCCTCGACCGGTTGATGACCCGGCTGGTGCGCTGA
- a CDS encoding S8/S53 family peptidase → MSGHQIRPGDYSYSPDQQVIADAERERLGAQLTALSHRDRFTLERNADRRLARAGWFDFARGRHLAEHHAYVKDERLVHVLDRGTTEWSLETAESADDTFYRRERTGAVQTAPIHVVAEGSVIKGDSSPERTDRRFTHSSAIVADIAEQPPARIAVIDTGLAKEKRSDAWLAEVPRTDANRDELDGADDTPHRLDLGAGHGTFVAGVVQQVCPSAQITMYKALDSDGVGREDELATTLLQAAADGHEIMTLSLGTDTADGEPPLALQLAMRRLAAEYPEVLVIAAAGNDGNDTEMWPAAFKNVVAVAALTAELQPTEWSSRGDWVSCSTVGEGIVSTFVDGTETAAAGGSVFGPSSWAMWSGTSFAAPQIAGAVARLLQANRDAAWTPRQAYEALLAAAPALPGFGRVIRLLPGTARPAGFRFPVTTAAPAPVQT, encoded by the coding sequence ATGAGCGGGCATCAGATCCGCCCCGGGGACTACTCCTACTCGCCCGACCAGCAGGTCATCGCCGACGCCGAACGCGAACGGCTCGGGGCGCAGCTGACCGCGCTCAGTCACCGGGATCGGTTCACCCTGGAGCGCAATGCCGACCGCCGACTCGCCCGGGCCGGCTGGTTCGACTTCGCCCGCGGCCGGCACCTGGCCGAGCATCACGCCTACGTCAAGGACGAGCGGTTGGTGCACGTCCTCGACCGGGGCACGACGGAGTGGTCGCTGGAGACCGCCGAGTCGGCGGACGACACCTTCTACCGACGCGAGCGCACCGGGGCCGTTCAGACGGCGCCGATCCACGTCGTGGCCGAGGGCTCGGTGATCAAGGGGGACAGCTCCCCCGAACGCACCGATCGCCGATTCACCCACAGCAGCGCGATCGTCGCGGACATTGCCGAGCAGCCGCCCGCGCGAATCGCCGTGATCGACACCGGCCTGGCCAAGGAGAAGCGCTCGGACGCCTGGCTGGCCGAGGTGCCCCGCACCGACGCCAACCGTGACGAGCTGGACGGCGCCGACGACACTCCGCACCGACTGGACCTGGGTGCCGGGCACGGCACCTTCGTGGCGGGTGTGGTGCAACAGGTCTGCCCGAGCGCACAGATCACGATGTACAAGGCGCTGGACAGCGACGGCGTCGGGCGCGAGGACGAACTGGCGACGACCCTGTTGCAGGCCGCCGCGGATGGCCACGAGATCATGACGTTGTCGCTCGGCACCGACACCGCGGACGGCGAGCCGCCGCTGGCGCTCCAGCTGGCGATGCGCCGCCTGGCGGCGGAGTACCCGGAGGTTCTGGTGATCGCCGCCGCCGGCAACGACGGCAACGACACCGAGATGTGGCCGGCGGCGTTCAAGAACGTCGTGGCCGTGGCGGCCCTCACCGCCGAGCTTCAGCCGACGGAATGGTCGAGCCGGGGCGACTGGGTGAGCTGCTCGACCGTCGGCGAGGGCATCGTGTCGACCTTTGTCGACGGCACCGAGACCGCCGCGGCGGGCGGCAGTGTGTTCGGCCCCAGTTCCTGGGCGATGTGGTCCGGCACCTCCTTCGCGGCACCGCAGATCGCGGGTGCGGTGGCCCGGCTGCTGCAGGCGAACCGGGACGCCGCCTGGACGCCGCGCCAGGCCTACGAGGCCCTGCTCGCCGCCGCGCCGGCGCTGCCGGGGTTCGGGCGCGTGATCCGGCTGCTGCCCGGTACGGCTCGGCCCGCGGGCTTCCGCTTCCCCGTGACGACTGCGGCGCCCGCCCCGGTGCAGACCTGA
- a CDS encoding CHAT domain-containing protein yields the protein MAPTPAIAEPGHSLVRHAELAYEGAVSDPRSYMAATRILIEESRRRGDHEALVVALHALGWIEHLLVGNHAARQRLDAAVRVAERHGLTRRLPELLASRAAVNHELGRMTAAHHDLDQALSWATRHGGEIESGSRCQITLQRAVLCHNQGALIDAGQLYRELLARPSCPPAVHVKAGNNLAHLLAMCGRADEGLPFADAALDGAQVLGPGLAAAVAQSRAWVLMQSGRLSESMRAFEDAERRFVKASMPTADFSVEYADALVDLRLMREAAEVTQRAVTDLERLGAPLMAAEARLRRARLSMLDGEPAEALRQVDDALAALRRQRRPMWVAGALITRAELVMALGSATPADLRAIRRAAGALERGQLSSAVEAHLVAGQLADRLGRRAAALDSWQRAHELSRGQSVLVRLRGRLAAASAAGLTGRQGEVVRQARLGLDDLARHRAALPSMELRALASGHGEQLGVLGLRALVPTASAARVLTWLERTRAAAMVLVDPPPAPEIQQALATLRAVESDLREARRADAGASVDLSGRVRSLERRIRRAAWATTAQAAGQEQLVGAASLRAELGGAVLVEFAVLDGEVLAVVVEPRRTRMVRLGSYAKVAAEREALRFAMRRLSRGGIAARSALRSAALVLDRLGLLLLEPLHCAPDIPLVIVPARGLHGVPWSALQQAPVSVAPSASMWLRTRTPPVPATPARGADVVLVAGPDLPGALAEVSVLEAVYAPTSARVMLPPASTVQAVTAALSSARVAHLACHGFLRTDNPTFSSFQLSDGSLTVHELAASSRLVHRVVLAACRSGAQVSYAGEEVLGFVSAFMARGTAGMVAATMPVPDGESVPLMSALHGRIAQGDTLSQALWTARASVGAVAEDFTDRPVDFMAWFAYTAYGAA from the coding sequence ATGGCTCCGACACCCGCGATCGCGGAGCCGGGGCACAGCCTGGTACGCCACGCCGAGCTGGCGTACGAAGGAGCGGTGTCCGACCCGCGTTCGTACATGGCGGCCACCAGAATCTTGATCGAGGAGAGCCGCCGCCGCGGCGACCACGAGGCGCTCGTCGTCGCGTTGCACGCCCTGGGCTGGATCGAGCACCTGCTGGTCGGCAACCACGCGGCTCGCCAGCGGCTCGACGCAGCGGTGCGGGTGGCCGAGCGCCACGGACTCACCCGACGCCTCCCCGAGCTGCTCGCCAGTCGGGCGGCGGTGAACCACGAGCTGGGCCGGATGACCGCCGCGCACCACGATCTCGACCAGGCGCTGTCCTGGGCCACTCGGCACGGCGGCGAGATCGAGAGCGGCAGCCGGTGCCAGATCACCTTGCAGCGGGCCGTGTTGTGCCACAACCAGGGCGCCCTGATCGACGCCGGGCAGCTCTACCGCGAACTGCTCGCGCGCCCGTCCTGTCCACCGGCGGTGCACGTGAAGGCGGGTAACAACCTGGCTCACCTGCTCGCGATGTGCGGCCGGGCCGACGAAGGGCTGCCGTTCGCCGATGCGGCGCTGGACGGCGCCCAGGTGCTCGGACCGGGTCTGGCCGCAGCGGTCGCCCAGTCGCGCGCCTGGGTGTTGATGCAGTCCGGCCGGCTGTCCGAGAGCATGCGCGCCTTCGAGGACGCCGAGCGCCGGTTCGTCAAGGCCTCGATGCCCACCGCGGACTTCTCCGTCGAGTACGCCGACGCCCTGGTCGACCTGCGGCTGATGCGCGAGGCGGCCGAGGTCACCCAGCGGGCCGTCACGGACCTCGAACGGCTGGGCGCTCCGCTGATGGCGGCCGAGGCGCGACTGCGCCGTGCTCGGTTGTCGATGCTGGACGGCGAACCGGCCGAGGCGCTGCGACAGGTGGACGACGCCCTCGCGGCGCTGCGTCGACAACGTCGTCCGATGTGGGTGGCCGGGGCGCTGATCACCCGGGCCGAGCTGGTGATGGCCCTCGGGTCGGCCACCCCGGCCGATCTGCGCGCCATCCGGCGGGCAGCAGGAGCGCTCGAACGAGGACAGCTGAGCTCGGCGGTCGAGGCCCACCTCGTCGCGGGGCAGCTCGCCGACCGCCTGGGTCGCCGCGCCGCGGCGCTGGATTCCTGGCAGCGTGCCCACGAGCTCTCGCGCGGCCAATCCGTGCTGGTGCGGTTGCGCGGGCGGCTCGCGGCGGCGTCCGCTGCCGGTCTGACCGGGCGGCAGGGTGAGGTCGTGCGGCAGGCGCGCCTGGGTCTGGACGACCTGGCCCGCCACCGGGCCGCCCTGCCGTCGATGGAACTGCGGGCGCTGGCGTCGGGCCACGGTGAGCAGCTCGGGGTGTTGGGCCTGCGTGCGCTGGTGCCGACGGCGTCGGCGGCGCGGGTGCTGACCTGGTTGGAACGCACCCGGGCCGCGGCCATGGTGTTGGTGGACCCGCCCCCGGCACCCGAGATCCAGCAAGCGCTCGCGACGCTGCGGGCGGTCGAGTCCGACCTGCGCGAGGCCCGCCGGGCGGACGCCGGGGCGTCGGTCGACCTGTCGGGGCGGGTGCGCTCGCTGGAACGCCGGATCCGCCGCGCCGCCTGGGCCACCACCGCGCAGGCCGCCGGCCAGGAACAGCTGGTGGGCGCCGCCTCGTTGCGGGCCGAGCTCGGCGGTGCGGTGCTGGTCGAGTTCGCGGTGTTGGACGGCGAGGTGCTGGCCGTCGTCGTCGAGCCGCGCCGTACCCGGATGGTTCGGCTGGGCTCGTACGCCAAGGTCGCGGCCGAGCGTGAGGCGCTGCGTTTCGCGATGCGGCGGCTGAGCCGGGGTGGCATCGCCGCCCGGTCGGCGCTGCGCTCGGCCGCCCTGGTGCTGGATCGGCTGGGGTTGTTGCTGCTCGAGCCGTTGCACTGCGCGCCGGACATCCCGTTGGTGATCGTCCCGGCGCGGGGGTTGCACGGCGTCCCTTGGTCGGCGCTGCAGCAGGCGCCGGTGAGCGTGGCGCCGTCCGCGTCGATGTGGCTGCGGACCCGCACCCCACCGGTGCCCGCGACGCCGGCGCGGGGCGCGGACGTCGTCCTGGTGGCGGGCCCCGATCTGCCCGGCGCGTTGGCCGAGGTGAGCGTGCTCGAGGCGGTGTACGCGCCGACTTCGGCGAGGGTGATGCTGCCCCCGGCGAGCACGGTGCAGGCGGTGACCGCGGCGTTGTCGTCGGCGCGGGTGGCGCACCTGGCGTGCCACGGGTTCCTGCGCACCGACAACCCGACGTTCTCCTCGTTCCAGCTCAGTGACGGATCGCTGACCGTGCACGAGCTGGCCGCCTCCAGTCGGTTGGTGCACCGCGTGGTGCTGGCGGCATGCCGCTCGGGGGCGCAGGTCAGCTACGCCGGTGAGGAGGTGCTCGGCTTCGTCAGTGCGTTCATGGCCCGCGGGACGGCGGGCATGGTGGCCGCCACCATGCCGGTGCCGGACGGCGAGAGCGTGCCGCTGATGTCGGCGCTGCACGGCCGGATCGCGCAGGGCGACACCTTGTCGCAGGCGTTGTGGACGGCGCGGGCCTCGGTGGGCGCCGTCGCCGAGGACTTCACGGACCGACCGGTGGACTTCATGGCCTGGTTCGCCTACACGGCCTACGGCGCGGCCTGA
- a CDS encoding EVE domain-containing protein yields the protein MAAWLGVVSAEHVARGVALGIAQTNHGKRTGLARMSLGDGLIYYSPQQRLGGSEPVRAFTAVGRIADEVIWQADEGSFRPWRRRVEYDLDARSVPIAQLRDRLDLTAAPNWGYALRRGLLPLSERDVDLIRETMTS from the coding sequence ATGGCCGCCTGGTTGGGCGTCGTCTCGGCCGAGCACGTGGCCCGCGGCGTGGCCCTGGGCATCGCCCAGACCAACCACGGCAAGCGCACCGGCCTGGCCCGGATGAGCCTCGGCGACGGCCTGATCTACTACTCGCCGCAGCAACGACTGGGCGGCTCCGAGCCGGTGCGGGCGTTCACGGCCGTCGGCCGCATCGCGGACGAGGTGATCTGGCAGGCCGATGAAGGCAGCTTCCGGCCCTGGCGGCGCCGGGTCGAGTACGACCTCGACGCCCGGTCCGTGCCGATCGCGCAGCTTCGCGACCGGTTGGATCTGACAGCGGCCCCGAACTGGGGGTATGCCCTGCGCCGGGGACTGCTCCCCCTGAGCGAGCGCGACGTCGACCTGATCCGCGAGACGATGACGTCGTGA
- a CDS encoding MarR family transcriptional regulator, which produces MRAPETGLATEFADADDSPGLLLWRVTNRWQAAQRAALKPLGLTHVQFVLLASLVWLDVEGPVTQKQLADHAVADPMMTSQVLRALEGLGLVTRRPHPLDGRARALAATEAGRELANRAVAVVEACDRDFFAALGPDVTAFSSLLRRMAGGGQTG; this is translated from the coding sequence GTGAGAGCCCCCGAGACCGGGCTGGCGACCGAGTTCGCCGACGCCGACGACAGCCCCGGGTTGCTGCTGTGGCGGGTGACCAACCGATGGCAGGCGGCACAGCGCGCTGCACTGAAGCCCCTCGGACTGACCCACGTGCAGTTCGTCCTGCTCGCCTCGCTGGTCTGGCTGGACGTCGAGGGGCCGGTCACCCAGAAGCAGCTGGCCGATCACGCCGTGGCCGACCCGATGATGACCTCTCAGGTGCTGCGGGCGCTCGAGGGGCTGGGCCTGGTGACCCGTCGTCCGCACCCGCTCGACGGCCGGGCGCGGGCACTGGCGGCCACCGAGGCCGGGCGTGAGCTGGCCAATCGCGCGGTGGCGGTGGTCGAGGCCTGCGACCGCGACTTCTTCGCCGCCCTCGGGCCGGACGTCACGGCCTTCAGCAGCCTGCTTCGCCGAATGGCCGGCGGCGGGCAGACTGGGTAG
- a CDS encoding Fpg/Nei family DNA glycosylase, producing MPELPEVAALVEFLRERAVGRVVAGVEIGTINVLRTYDPPPTALAGMTVDGVARHGKFLDLDIGGLHLIFHLARAGWLRWSDGLPETVIRPGKGPIALRVRLDDLDLPDGERRPGFDLTEAGTKKSLAVYVVRSPSEVPGIAALGPDPLAEGFDRAALAAVLAGKRQQIKGLLREQSVLAGVGNAYSDEVLHAARLSPFAIAASLDDAEVDRLFTALREVLTGAIAAASGKPAKDLKDAKRAGMRVHARTGQACPVCGDIVREVSFADSSLQYCATCQTGGKVLADRRMSRLLK from the coding sequence ATGCCTGAACTGCCCGAGGTCGCCGCCCTGGTGGAGTTCCTGCGTGAGCGTGCGGTCGGCCGCGTGGTGGCCGGCGTCGAGATCGGCACGATCAACGTCTTGCGCACCTACGACCCACCGCCGACCGCGCTGGCCGGCATGACCGTGGACGGCGTGGCCCGCCACGGCAAGTTCCTCGACCTCGACATCGGCGGGCTGCACCTGATCTTCCACCTCGCCCGAGCCGGGTGGCTGCGCTGGTCGGACGGCCTGCCCGAGACCGTGATCCGGCCCGGCAAGGGTCCGATCGCGCTACGGGTTCGGCTGGATGATCTCGACCTGCCGGACGGCGAACGCCGGCCCGGGTTCGACCTCACCGAGGCGGGCACCAAGAAGTCGCTGGCGGTGTACGTGGTGCGTTCGCCGTCCGAGGTGCCGGGAATCGCCGCCCTCGGACCGGACCCGCTGGCGGAGGGTTTCGATCGGGCGGCGCTGGCCGCCGTCCTGGCCGGTAAGCGACAGCAGATCAAGGGCCTGTTGCGCGAGCAGTCGGTGCTCGCCGGGGTGGGCAACGCCTACAGCGACGAGGTGCTGCACGCCGCACGGTTGTCACCGTTCGCGATCGCCGCGAGCCTGGACGACGCCGAGGTCGACCGGCTGTTCACCGCGCTGCGCGAGGTGCTCACCGGCGCGATCGCCGCGGCGTCCGGCAAACCCGCCAAGGACCTCAAGGACGCCAAGCGCGCGGGCATGCGGGTGCACGCCCGCACCGGTCAAGCCTGCCCGGTGTGCGGCGACATCGTCCGTGAGGTCTCCTTCGCGGACTCCTCCCTGCAGTACTGCGC